The proteins below are encoded in one region of Bacteroides uniformis:
- a CDS encoding tyrosine-type recombinase/integrase has product MHECKTVTLRTRPLKGRMMSFYLDYYPGYRDKETMKVIRHESLGIYVYANPRNKREQNFNEVMTEKAEAIRCRRFESVVNERYDFFDKYKLKADFLEHYRKQLRKHDQKWEFVYLHFNNFVHGKCTFEEIDIDLCNKFREYLLTAKKLRRKGRITRNSASGYWSTFRGFLKILYRNGMIKTNVNDFLDKIETEDVVKEYLSVDELYKLAETPCKKPILKIASLFSCMTSLRISDILALCWEDIVDYSAGGKCVHIITQKNKAEDIIPISEEALGLIGYNSEKKGLVFKGLMRSWTQIPMKEWIRSAGITKNITFHSYRRTFATLQAAAGTDIRTIQSIMAHKSITTTQRYIKVVDANKREASKKITLTRKD; this is encoded by the coding sequence ATGCATGAATGTAAAACAGTAACGTTGAGAACACGTCCGTTAAAAGGTAGAATGATGTCTTTCTATCTAGATTATTATCCTGGGTATCGAGACAAAGAGACTATGAAAGTTATCCGTCATGAATCGCTTGGCATCTATGTCTATGCCAATCCGAGAAACAAACGAGAACAGAATTTCAACGAGGTAATGACCGAGAAAGCCGAAGCCATCCGTTGCCGCAGGTTCGAGTCAGTTGTCAATGAACGGTATGACTTCTTTGACAAGTACAAACTCAAGGCAGACTTCTTGGAGCATTATCGCAAGCAACTCCGTAAGCATGACCAGAAATGGGAGTTTGTCTATCTGCATTTCAACAACTTCGTACATGGTAAATGTACTTTTGAAGAGATTGACATAGACCTTTGCAACAAGTTTCGGGAGTATCTGCTCACAGCTAAAAAACTGAGACGCAAAGGACGCATAACACGAAACTCCGCATCGGGATACTGGTCTACCTTCAGGGGATTCCTGAAAATACTCTACCGCAATGGAATGATAAAGACCAATGTCAATGATTTTTTGGATAAGATTGAAACAGAGGATGTAGTCAAGGAGTATCTGTCTGTAGATGAACTGTACAAGTTGGCTGAAACACCGTGCAAGAAGCCCATTCTGAAAATAGCATCGCTGTTTTCATGTATGACCAGTTTACGTATCAGTGATATACTCGCACTATGCTGGGAAGATATTGTAGACTACTCAGCCGGAGGGAAATGCGTACATATCATTACACAAAAAAACAAAGCGGAAGATATCATTCCTATTAGTGAAGAAGCATTGGGATTGATAGGCTATAATTCTGAAAAGAAAGGTTTGGTATTCAAGGGACTTATGCGTAGTTGGACGCAAATCCCAATGAAAGAGTGGATTCGTTCTGCCGGAATTACCAAGAACATAACATTTCACTCGTATCGTAGAACATTTGCAACGCTACAAGCAGCTGCCGGAACGGACATCCGCACCATACAGAGCATCATGGCACACAAGAGTATCACCACCACTCAAAGGTATATCAAAGTAGTGGATGCCAACAAACGTGAAGCTAGCAAGAAGATTACCTTGACACGGAAGGACTGA
- a CDS encoding helix-turn-helix domain-containing protein, whose protein sequence is MEVRKICQWCGKPFIAQKTTTCYCSHQCSNLGYKERIRERKRQLKRSQELLQPRQAAEGQDFFSFAQAAKLMGVTRQYIYKLVKESKLRASRISGKKSLIRRADIELMMKTKPYERIMPKEDFDITEYYTAEEIAEKYKVNAKWVWTYTRQHKVPKVRIRQFNYYSKKHIDAAFAKYEVDSDLTEWYTPEDIQEKYGMTRVAIRSQVYRNNIPSKKEHGQIFYSKLHFDLSKSSEQESKAEYYTVKEAMEKFKLSRDSVYGILQFHQINREKNGRFVRFLKVEFDRVMGVHK, encoded by the coding sequence CCAATCTTGGCTACAAAGAACGCATCCGGGAACGCAAGCGGCAGTTGAAACGCTCGCAAGAGTTGCTACAACCTCGACAAGCCGCCGAGGGACAGGATTTCTTCTCTTTTGCCCAAGCAGCAAAGTTGATGGGCGTAACCAGACAATACATATATAAATTGGTAAAGGAATCCAAACTTCGGGCTTCACGCATCAGTGGTAAGAAGTCGCTCATTCGTCGTGCTGACATCGAACTAATGATGAAAACCAAACCGTATGAGCGCATCATGCCTAAAGAGGACTTCGACATCACTGAGTATTACACTGCTGAAGAAATTGCAGAGAAATATAAGGTCAACGCCAAATGGGTGTGGACTTATACACGGCAGCACAAAGTTCCGAAGGTACGAATACGCCAATTCAACTATTATAGCAAGAAACATATCGATGCTGCCTTTGCCAAATACGAGGTGGATTCCGACTTGACCGAATGGTACACACCGGAAGATATTCAGGAAAAATACGGTATGACACGCGTCGCCATCCGTTCGCAGGTGTATCGGAACAATATCCCATCCAAGAAGGAACATGGGCAGATATTCTACTCAAAGCTCCACTTCGACCTCTCGAAGAGTTCAGAACAGGAGAGCAAAGCGGAATACTATACCGTCAAGGAGGCTATGGAAAAATTCAAACTCTCCCGCGACTCTGTTTACGGAATTCTGCAATTCCATCAGATCAATCGCGAGAAGAACGGACGGTTCGTCCGATTCCTAAAAGTAGAGTTTGACAGGGTTATGGGTGTTCACAAATAA